In Littorina saxatilis isolate snail1 linkage group LG8, US_GU_Lsax_2.0, whole genome shotgun sequence, a single genomic region encodes these proteins:
- the LOC138973540 gene encoding uncharacterized protein — protein sequence MSRSATAGYRYQVCIRHCSRVPTLGKSYRPWVRVAILQDIKMNTLYFLAILLTLCLCATGSPGPGEEPITCKTSGTVLEGTAAEVTCDFHKDLNKTRNSFYVYRRTSGEAEIIVICEWNNADPKCRFVDDCVLKTASAEGKVTFQLPSAQQKHSGKYTCKTLPADQAFAANCDLTVKKHDETGLNPVSCHTSSPVSLGEDSSLFCMFSKNIGITGVTLEKYFPETGDTEEIVRCDKEESCFVPKEGYQVDQKTHSYLRVSLPGITADKAGIYFCISTAIKEAKGTCTIEIAPGEKSKKVSVLKQILTPLYAILACFLLLLILGIAALFQRSSCFLSRCYLDKGNGDSQESLMHDEKKLYV from the exons ATGAGTAGATCAGCCACTGCGGGGTACAGATACCAGGTCTGTATTCGTCATTGCAGCCGAGTACCTACCCTAGGCAAGTCGTACCGTCCTTGGGTACGTGTTGCTATATTGCAAG ATATCAAGATGAATACATTGTACTTCTTGGCAATTCTTTTGacattgtgtctgtgtgccacAGGAAGCCCAGGCCCAG GAGAAGAACCCATAACGTGCAAGACCTCGGGGACTGTTCTGGAAGGAACCGCCGCTGAAGTCACCTGTGATTTTCACAAGGATCTCAACAAGACTAGAAATAGTTTCTATGTGTATCGACGCACATCTGGCGAAGCAG AGATTATTGTCATTTGTGAATGGAACAATGCTGACCCGAAATGTCGGTTTGTAGACGACTGTGTCCTAAAAACTGCAAGTGCAGAAGGTAAAGTGACATTTCAACTTCCATCTGCGCAACAAAAACACTCTGGAAAGTACACCTGTAAGACCCTTCCAGCCGATCAGGCCTTTGCTGCCAACTGTGACCTGACTGTCAAAA AACATGATGAGACAGGTCTCAACCCTGTTTCCTGCCATACGAGTTCTCCCGTGTCACTAGGCGAAGATTCCTCCCTTTTTTGCATGTTTTCCAAAAACATCGGCATAACTGGTGTAACCCTGGAAAAATACTTCCCTGAAACTGGAGATACAG AGGAAATCGTGCGCTGTGACAAAGAAGAGTCCTGCTTCGTGCCAAAGGAGGGCTATCAGGTTGACCAGAAGACCCATTCTTACCTGAGGGTGAGCCTTCCTGGCATCACTGCAGACAAGGCTGGCATCTACTTTTGCATATCCACCGCCATCAAAGAAGCAAAGGGAACCTGCACAATCGAAATTGCACCTG GCGAGAAAAGCAAGAAGGTTTCAGTCCTAAAACAGATCCTCACGCCGCTATACGCCATCCTTGCTTGTTTCCTTCTCCTACTGATTCTCGGCATTGCGGCTCTTTTTCAACG GTCCTCGTGCTTTTTGTCGCGATGTTACCTCGACAAAGGCAATGGAGACAGCCAAGAATCACTGATGCATGACGAAAAGAAACTCTATGTTTAA